Genomic segment of Apium graveolens cultivar Ventura chromosome 7, ASM990537v1, whole genome shotgun sequence:
TAATTAAGCAAACTAAGTAACCATAAACTCCATTACTCCCCCTCAAGTGGAGAAAAGGTGGGAACTAAGACTCCAAACTTGCGGAGTAGATACTTGTGTTATTTACAGAGAGTGGTATAGTGAGTAAGTCAGCAACTTGTCCATGACTACGCACATGCTCTGTCTTGATAGCTCCTGAAGTGATCTCATCTCGTATGAAATGGCAGTCAATTTCAATATATTTTATTCTCTCGTGGAGAACAGGATTAGCAGCAATTGAAATTGCAGCCTGGTTGTTACACTTCATGACAGTAGATGGTAGATTTTCAAGTTCCGTGTCTTTGAGAAGCTGTGTCAACCATGTAACTTCAAACGAGGTCAGGGCCATAACTctatattcagcttctgctgaTGATCGTGACACAACTAATTGTTTCTTGGTTGTCTAAGATACTAGTGAGTTCCCAAGTAGAATGCAAAAAGTAAGAGTAATTTTTCGAGAGAAACGGCAGCTTGATCAATCACTATCGCAATATGCAGTTAATTGTGCAGTTGAAGAGGATGCCAACAATATACCTTGGCCTGTGTTGTTCCTGAGATACCTCAATACTCTTTTCGCTGCCTGTATATGAACATTAGTAGGACAATGCATAAACTGATTGAGGGTGTGAACAAATAAGGTTAGGTCTGGCCTAGTATTTACTTAAGTAGATTAATTTGCCCATGAGTCTCCGATAGGAATGAGGATTTGGAAGGGGTTCTCATTTTTTAAGTGTTAACTTTAGATGTGGATCTATAGGAAGTCTTAGATGAGCTGTTGTAGACAAGCAATATTCTTTCAGTAGGTCTTCAATATACTTTTTTTGAGAAACAAATATGCCATTTGCGGTTCTTGTGATTTCGAGCCCCAAAAAATAGTTTGTAGCTCCCATATCTTTCATGTAAAGTTGTGTTGACAACATAGATTTTAGCTTAGTAATGGTTGTTGGTGAGTTTCCAGTGAACaaaatatcatcaacatagactaATATGAGAGTCACAACATCTTCATGTTTGCATGAGAATAGGCTATAGTCGCTTTTCGACTAAGTGTACCCATTGTTTTTCCGTGTTACTGACAGCTTGTGGAACCACAATCTTGGGGCCTGTTTCAGGCCGTATAGAGCTTTCTTCAATTTGTAGACAAGCATATTGCTCTTAGATGACTCAATATGGATTCTAGCTTTGATTCTAGATCCAGTTCCGGTGTAACCCTCAGGCATATCATATACACTGCTTCGGCTAATTATCTATGCAAAAACATatttttaacatccatttgaaaAAATGGCCATTCTTTCATTGCAGAAACTGTAAGTAATGCTCTAGTAGTTGACAACTGTGCTACTTAAGCCAAAGTTTCCATATAGTCTATGCCATAGATCTTCCTGTATCGCAGAATAACTAATCAGGATTTGTATCTTTCTACTTTTCCATCTTGATTGTATTTAGTATTGAAGAGCCATTTTCATCCAATGGCCTTCTTGTCTGGTGAAAGTTCTACAATTTCCCATGCATCATTGTCCTCCAGCGCTGAGAGCTCTTCATTCATGGCTGAGATCCAGTGATCTTGCTGGATAGCTTGAGTGACAGAAGTTGGATCAAGTATCTTGGTTAGAGCAGTAAGAAAGCACTAAAATTGAGGCATAATGATTTGATCAGTCACACTAGTTATGTTGACTGCATAATTGGGTTTTAGTTGGCTAACAAAGTCTGTCATCCAGGATGGTGGCTTGGCTACTCTGGTAGATTTTCTTATTACTGGTGAAGATTCAGTATCAGGTAAGCCATCAGTGTGATCATCTGAAGGCTCAGACATCTCAGCATCAGCATTATCAGGGCTGTCAAGAAACAAATCATCATCCATTATCACAGAGGCAGGAATAGGCATGGTAATTGGCACATGAGAAGCATGTGAATCAGAAGGACCATGCATTGGAAATATATGTTCATTGAAGATAACATCTCTAGAAATCAGAACAAATTTATCTATGATGCTGATCAGTTTATAGCAATTTTTTGCAGGTAGATAGCCAACAAACATGCAGGGAATTCCCCTAGCACTGAACTTATCAGCTTGTGGAGAGGTGTTGTGAGCAAAAGCCAAACATCCAAAAATTTTAAGATAATCATAATCAGGTGCTTATTTATAGAAAGCTTCATAAGGTGTTTTGAAATGTAAAACACTACTTGGAAGTCTATTAATGATATGCACAGCAGTGAGAACACAGTACCCCCAATAATTTAAAGGTGTAGCAGATTGAAATCTTAGTGACCTAGCAACCTCTAAAATATGCATGTGTTTCCGCTCAACCCTAGAATTTTGTTGAGGTCTATAAATGCAAGAGGTTTCATGTATTATACCTTTCTCAGACCATGCTTGATCATCATATTCAAGGGCTGCTATATGTTTTCAAAGTTTTTACAGTGTAAGAGAAATGATTACTAATATAGTTTAAGAATGTAGACAAGGTTTGTAAATGATCAAATTTCTTTTGTAGAAGATATACCCATGCCATCCTAGTATGGTCATCTATTAGAGTTAGGAAGTACCTTAATTTTCCTTGGATTGGAACCTTCCAAGGTCTCCATATATTTGCATGCAGCAAATCAAACTTCTTCCTGGCATGTGAGGTACTGAGATTGAAGGGTTGTCGTGTGAGTTTATCCATGGGACAGGTAATACACACCTTATCTGAACTTCCAGTTGCAGTTTTTAGGAAGGGAATTTGTTGCAATACTTTTACAGGGGCATGCCCTAGTCTTTGATGCCATGTCTGCAGTGAGACAGTTACAGAACAAACTCGAaactcttctctctcaagataAACTCTCTGAAACTCGAGTCTAAAACTGACCGAAACTCCTCCATTGATGACCATGAAAGTTTACCAAAGCTCTATATAATAAAAAGTACTCCCTCCATCTTTATATATCCTATTTTAACTTTTAGGTAGTCAAATTCACTTGATTTTGATTGTTAATTAAGAAAAAATTATgcattttaaaaaattgaaaaatatattttaaagagtattaaatatattttataataacataaatttttaaatttatttaataataaattaagtATAATTTGCGGTCAAAATATGATAAAATTGACTATAGACTAGTCAAAACTGGAAACATAATATGAGATGGAGGAGTATTCATTTAAGAGAAAAGTATTTTTAAAGTTATATTTAGGAACATTATCCGAAATTATTAAAATTGTGCATATAAAAGTTAAAtgatattttataataataaaattaaccCCATACATTTataaaaatcaacttaattttgtattaataaCTCACCTAACTTTAAAATTAGGATCCTTAAGCCCTTCATGTACAGTATATTAGTTACAAATTTTGAAATTCAGTATCAACATACATTTTGAAATTGAGGAGTACCAAGGATGCTTTCGACcaattattattaaataacaaCCTTTACAATCCGTGCATTTCATTagtattatatatattattaattttattatgagaattttaatttatatgtgtataatttctaattaaacttaaataatatatgattgatgagatttgAATCATTAACATTATTAATAttatttctaaataataatataaatgtatGTTGTGAGCGGGATTCGAACCCGATAATTTaggtagtgtataaataataatataatatatttgatGACGTTGTTGGTGATAACCGTCATGATTATTTGATTAAGAAAATCCGACGATCATGATTGAGGATAACCAAATcaacaaaaaaaaatatatcaaattatacctcattccaCTTATTATAATTTTACTAGTTTTACAACTCGTGCAATGCACGGgtcttcattaatatttttagattatttaaaattataataaatttctttCTGGATCACTACCTTATTAGTATAGCTTTACAACTCGTGCGAGGCACGAGTGTTCATtaatacttttatattatttaaaattataataaaaaaaattggatCATTAACTTATTAGTacatttataaataataatataaatatttgttgttgtcGGGATTCAAACATGAATCATGGGTAGTGTATAaacaataatataaatatttgatgtTAGTGGGGTTCAAATCTCAGAGTTGAGTAATGTATGTtcttttagtatttgaatctaacggttctgatcacttgattaaaaagTTCCGACGGTTATAAATGGGGATAACCAAACCAATCAAAAAAAGACATACTAAATTATACCACATTTTGTTTATTATAGTACGTTGGAGTGAACCATATTTTACATATTATATATACTAgttagtatatttataaataataatataagtaTTTGTTGTTACCGGGATTCGAACATGCTGTTGGTGGGGTTCAAACCTAAGAGTTTTAGTAGtgtatatataataatataaatatttgttgttggctGGGTTCGAACCTGGGAGCTTGGTAGTGTATATtcttttagtatttgaatctaacggTCCTGATTAGGGCTGCACAGAATTTCGGTTTGGACCTGTAacccggaccggaccgggtctaCCGGTCCAAGATCTGGACCGGACCGGACATACCCGGTCCGGTCTCCGGTCCTTATAATTGAAAAAATCCGGTATTCGGTCCGATCTGGTCCAAGACCTGAAAAAATCCGGTCCAGATCTGAATAGACCTGAATTCATATATATAATTGTTTTACCTTTAGTTTAtgtcttataaaatcatatataattattaaatattcaTCCATATCATATTTTATTGATCCAAGTTAATAGATAATAAATTCATATGATATCGATACTACACTTTAAATTATTAAATTCTGTACTTCAtgtaataaaatattgatattcaTACTCTTAAGATGTAATatttacttttaaaataataaattatgtacttatttttaaatttttattgacATACCAAGTAACAAAATTTTGAATGtatataaatttgaaaaaaaattaaataaatcaattttttatataaatattaattaaatcgGTCCAAACCGGTCCGATCCCGGTCCAATCCGGGTTTTTCCGGTCCGGTCTCAAGACCGGATAGAACCGGTCCGGTCCTCGGTCCTTAATTCTGAAAAAATCCGGTCTTCGGTCCGGGTCGGTCCGATTTTTAAGCTTTGTGCAGCCCTAATCCttatcacttgattaaaaagcTCTGACGGTCGTAAATGGGGATAATCAAACCAACCAAAAAAGACATACTcctcattccggttattatagtataatatagatatatataaataataatataaatatttgttgttggcgaGATTCGAACGTGAATCTTGGgctgtataaataataatataaatatttgttgttggctGAGTTCAAAGTTGGGGAGTTTTAGTAGCTTTAGTATATGGGATTCGAATATGAAAGCCGGAGTAGTGTATATTCTTTTAGTATTTGAATTTAACGGTACTGATCACTTGGGATAACGAAACCAAAAAAAATAATCATACCAAATTATACCAGTATAAATAGATATAGATTATGGTGAGTGAGTCGTCCTGCTTTAAGCAATTTGAACTAAAGAACGCGAGGAAATTGTACATTTCTAAAAACGGAAATTACCAAAACGTTCCTTTGATTGCTGAACTATAACCTATATATATTTACACAAAGGATAGAAAATATTCCTCTGTAATTTTCAGATGATCCCAAAAAAACCTTGGCTATTGTTCTAACAGAAAAAAATATTGTTCTAACAGAAAAAAATAAAACTGGTATATAGATTTCCAAATTCAATTCTAAAGCAAAGAATTTAGTTTCCAAACCCACCTTCAACTACAAGGAGAAACAAAAAGAAAGTGTGTTTAATCAAGAGATTATAAACTGCAAAATATTTATCATGTATCCAAAGAACATATTCTGTGCATGAGAACAACAAACACTGAGGAAATGAAGTTTTGCTACACGAACTGCTTAAAAGAATCTCATTGTTCCCGACAGTAGAAAATGAATTACATTCTATCTAAGAAGTGACATAATACAGAACATCCTGGGTGTTGAGAAGATGCTGACATCCAAATGCTATAATATATCTCTTCTTTTAGATAGAGCTTGTCATGCCTTTATACGGATTACAAATGAACCTGTTCACAAAATAATAATCACATTATTCAACAAAGCATTAACTTGTAAACAATTCTTGTACTGAGAACTACTTACTGGAAAGATTGAGATATTGTGTTGCACTTATGCTTATAATATTTCTGCCAAGTGCTAACTGATTATGAAATCCAAAGCATATATCTGCTCTTGATTTTATATCATGTCTCCTCTTTCTTTAGAACTCTTCTCAATCATAAAACACAATATATTATATAGACTCAATAAATAAAGGTACTCACAGGTAGGGAGGTTGGATATGTCTGCAGAAACTGCACAAGGGATTCCCAGATTTGAGAGTGCTCCCCTTATAATTCCACAGGGAAAGTAGAGATGCATGCTTGTTGCTGGTGCTGCTTTGGTTTCAGCCAGTGCTGCTCTGTTTTGAGCTAGTAGTTCAGGATCTTTAGCACTTGACTCATCCAATATTGGATTTGACACGCGAGAGAGCCAGCGGAAACGATTATCTTGCAATACAAAGGTACCCTACAATGAAAATAGTTAGGCAGTTGAATTCTGACAAGGAGACTTTAAATTCTTGAATTCAAGGTGACAGACTTACTCTATGATTGGTCTTCAAATTATCTATTTGCTTCTTGAAGAGCTCAGACCAAAAGTCCTTGCAGATAAACTTGATTGCTTCTAGGTGATCACTGAACCGAGGTCTGTCCATTGTATACCTAAAAAGAAGTTAATAAAATCATCTGACTACTGGGAAAACAACATGAGTTGAGATGCTATTGTCGAAATAGTTACAAATTTTCTGAAATATAATGTATATGGTCAAAGTTTAAGAAATTACGGTACAGTACAGTTACTGCTTGCAGAACTACATTAttaagataaaatataaagatTTCTGACAATTTTGTTGTGATTCCATTATTTAGTTACAATAACATtgcatcatcagcaaaaaggaCCGTCTGGAATTTAATCATGCCTTTAGCATGGGTAGATCACTTGAATATATTCGATATTATGGGGTTTTACCTCCTAACATATGACATGGGTAAGTTTGTAATGGATCCTGGGTAAGCGGCAAAGGATCCATTGGCTTTTGAGTTTTGTACAAGAGGAAAATCTGGAAAGCTTCTGGAAGTACTACCGAGTAAAGTCAATGATGAAACTAGTCAATTTGGAAAGGCCAAAAATTTAAGTGAATTCTTGAAAGTCGGCTACATTCTAATGAGAACTACTCAAATAGATAGGCCATAGGACAGTGTACGTTCATTAGAGGCATCATACTCATACATCCTTCACGGCAGATGTTGGTATGGTGATTTTTTTCAAAAAAGCAAATGAATTTAACTCACATACTTCACTTTGACAAGGCCATGCTATAACTGATAGTTACATACGAAAGAGGTGATGGTTGCTAATCTAAATCCTCACAATGCCAAGCTACAGATTGGCAACAATTTGCTAACCTAAGAAGGAACATTAGTGAGTAATAGCACACTATTCTCAATTGGCATTCCGTCTAGTTTGTTAATTTGCACACAAATGTTTAAAACCTCACCTTACAGACATAGCACAGTGGAGACTGTCCCCAAATTCTCTTTAATTTCTCGTAAATGTAGATATCACATCACAGATATAAAACAATTTTTGGCATCACATAAATTTTTCGCCCAAACTAACATAGTATTTACGGAAATGATATACGGATCCAATAATCCAACTCACACTACTAGCATCAAACAGCGCAATTAAGCAAAAATGACAACATTTCATAACACAAATCAGCACGATTAACCCTAATCAAATCGAATCCAATTGAAACCCCAACTAACCAAATCGAATCCAATTGACAATCAGAAAAATAGATACAAAAGAGGTGGGGGGGAGTAAACGAACCTCTCGGAGAGCTGATGGCCGACCTGATAGCCAATAGCTTCGATAGTACGGGCGGCGAGTTCAGGTTTGTTAGCGTAAAAGCGAGTGGTATAAGAAGACACGATCTCTGTGAGTAAACTGTCTATACAACTCTCCGATACTTCCCTTCCCATTCC
This window contains:
- the LOC141675171 gene encoding uncharacterized protein LOC141675171 isoform X2, whose product is MGREVSESCIDSLLTEIVSSYTTRFYANKPELAARTIEAIGYQVGHQLSERPRFSDHLEAIKFICKDFWSELFKKQIDNLKTNHRGTFVLQDNRFRWLSRVSNPILDESSAKDPELLAQNRAALAETKAAPATSMHLYFPCGIIRGALSNLGIPCAVSADISNLPTCSFVIRIKA
- the LOC141675171 gene encoding uncharacterized protein LOC141675171 isoform X1, translating into MGREVSESCIDSLLTEIVSSYTTRFYANKPELAARTIEAIGYQVGHQLSERYTMDRPRFSDHLEAIKFICKDFWSELFKKQIDNLKTNHRGTFVLQDNRFRWLSRVSNPILDESSAKDPELLAQNRAALAETKAAPATSMHLYFPCGIIRGALSNLGIPCAVSADISNLPTCSFVIRIKA